The genomic stretch CGCCGGCCTCGTTGAACGTCGGCGGACTGACCGACACCACCCCGGGCAGTGCCTTGATCGTGTCGGACGCCGCCGTCGCCGCCGCCTTGGGGTCGCTGCTGCCGGCGCCGTCGACAACGACCAGCAACGGCCCGTTGTAGCCGGCGCCGAACCCCTCGGTCACCAGGTCGTACGCCTTGCGCTGGGTGGTGTCGGGGGCGGCCATGTTGTCGCCCGGCAGCCCCAGCCTCAGGTCGAGAGCGGGCAGGGCCAGCACCCCCAGCGCGGCCACCGCCGCCACGACGGTCAGCACCGGCCGCCGGGTGATGCCCTGGGCCCACCGCAAACTCAGGGTCGGCTTGTCGCCGTCGGCCTCGATGTCGCGGGCCCGTCCGCCGCGCCCGGTGACGCGCCGCCCGGCAAAACCGATCAGGGCGGGCAACAGGGTGAGGGCGATGAGCACGGCCACCGCGACCGCGCCGGCCGCGGCCAGGCCCATCTCGGTGAGCACCGGGATGTTCACCACCGCCAGCGCGGTCAGCGCCACGACCACGGTGAGCCCGGCGAACGTGACCGCCGACCCGGCGGTGCCGACCGCGCGCCCGGCCGCCTCCGCGCCTGGCCGGCCCAGGGCCAGCTCGTGTCTGTACCGCGACACGATGAACAGGGCGTAGTCGATGCTGACCGCGATGGCGAGCATCAGCGCGAGCGTCGACGTGCTGCTGCTCAGGTCGAAGAAGCCGGACGCCAGCTGGATGCCGGCGATCGAGGCGCCCACCCCGAGCAAGGCGGTGAGCAGGGGCAGCCCGGCCGCGACGAGCGAGCCGAACGTGATGGTCAGGACGACCGCGGCCACGCCGAAGCCGATCACCTCGCTGAGGCCCTGCTCCGGCTCGCTCTGCAGGGCGTCTCCCCCGGCCTCGACGGTCAGCCCGGCGTCACGCCCGGCCTCCGTGGCCTGCAGGAGCGCCTCACGGTCGGATTCCGCCACCTCGGCGGCGGGAACCCGGAACGAGACCTGGGCGTACGCGATGGTGCCCGCCTCGTTGATCGTGTTGCTCAGCGGGTCGCTCACCTCGGCCACCTGCGGACCGGCGCGCAGTGCCGCCACCGTACGGGAAACGATGTCCTTGTTGGCGGGGTCGGTGAGCTTTTCGCCGGGCGGGGCGGCGAAGACCACCCGGGCCTCGGCGCCGGCGCCCGGTGACTGGCCGAAGCGCTCGCCCAGCAGGTCTTGCGCCTGTTGCGCCTCGGTGCCGGGAATGGTGAAGTCGTCGGAGGTCGGCCCGGACAGCGTCAGCGCGCCCACGCCGAGCAGCCCCAGCATCGCCAGCCAGATCGCCAGGACCAGCTTCCGCCGGTGGAAGCTGAACCGGCCGAGCCGGTACAGATAGGTTGCCATCGGATCCTCCGAGCAGCCGGTGTCAGGTCTGCTCAACGGTCGCGAAACGTACGCCGGAAGTCGTCCTCCAGCCGCAGACAGTTCGCTACTGCGGTTGCGGTAGCCGAAACCGCGGCGAACTACTGCATCGAGATGACGCGGCCGGTGATGCCGCCGCGTAGCCTCGGCAATGATGGACACGACCGAGGGACACGTGCTCGGACGCTGGCGGGTCTTCGCCGAGCGTCCGATGCTGGTCGACTTCCTGCTGGCGCTGGTGCTGGCGGCCGCGGTGTTCAAGGCCGCTCTGCCCGAGTCGACGCACCGGCCCAACGGCTGGGACGTGCTGATCGCGGTGGTGGCGTTCGTGGCGGTGCTGGGCCGCCGCAGCCGGCCGATGCTCGCGCTGGCGATCGCCACCTCGGCCACGGCCACCGGGGTGGTGCAGGACGTACGCAACCCGGGGCTGATCCTGGCGCTGATCGTCATCACCTACTCGATCGCGGCGCACACCGACCGCCGCCGCGGCTGGATGTGCGCCGCGGCCGCGTCGTCGGTCGTCTACCTGACCGTGGTGCTGCTCAACCGCGATGCCTGGCTCCGGGCCGACGTGCTCGGGCTGTTCGCGTGGATCTTCCTGGCCGCCGCGGTGGGCGACGCGGCCCGCACACACCGGGCGTACGTGCGTGAGGTGGAGGAACGCGCCCGCCGGGCCGAGCAGAGCCGTGAGGAGGAGGCCCGCCGCCGGGTCACCGAGGAGCGCATGCGCATCGCCCGTGAGCTGCACGACGTGGTGGCCCACCACATCGCGGTGATCAACGTGCAGGCCGGGGCGGCCACGCACATCCTCGAACGCCGGCCCGAGCAGGTGGCGCCCGCGCTGGCGCACATCCGGGAGGCGTCCAACAGCGTGCTCACCGAGATCCAGTCCGTGGTGGGCGTGCTGCGCAACGCCGACGAGCCGGCCGACACCGAGCCGGTGCCCGGGCTGGCCCGGCTGCCCGAGCTGCTGGGGGGACTGGCGGCGGCCGGCTTCACGGTGGAGTTCCGGCGGTTCGGCGACGACGCCGAGCTGCCCGTCGTGGCCGACCTGGCGGCTTACCGGATAGTGCAGGAAGCGCTGACGAACGCGTACAAACACGGCGACGGCGCGGCCCGGCTCACCGTGCGGCGCACCCCCGAGACGGTCGAGATCGAGGTGGTCAACACCCTGCCCGCGGGAACGCCGCCGACCGGCTCGGGATACGGGCTTCTCGGCATGCGCGAACGCGCCAACGCGGCCGGTGGCGCCCTCAGCGCCGGGCCGGTCGGCGACGAGTTCCGGGTCGACGCGGTGCTGCCGGCCTGCGCTCCGGCGCCGGCCGACATCGTCCCGCCTCCGCCCGGACGGTCGCGGGCCGTCAGCGCCCTGCACGACGCCGTGACCGCCCACGTCTCGTCGATCCACGAGCAGGCCCACGCCTCCCTGCGCCTGGCCGGCCGGCCCGAACAGGTGGCGCCGTCACTCGCCGTGGTCCGTGAGACCTCCGACAGCGTGCTCACCGACATCCGCTCGGTCGTCCGCCTGTTCCGCTGCACCGGCGAGCCCGGCGCAGAAACCCCAGACCCGGCCGGCGCATCGCCGGACGCCGTACGCGCGGACGACGCACCGTCGCCGGGTTCCGCACGCGCGGACCACGCCCTGCCGAAGAACACACCACCAGACTCCGCACGCGCGGACCTGCCGAGGAGCACACCGCCGGACTCCCTACGGGTGGGCGACGCGCGGTCGGAGGGCGAACGGCCGGGCGGTGAGTGGACCACCGTCGCACGATCGAACGACGCACCACCGGACGGCGCACATGCGGGCTCGCGGCCCGGCGGGCGGGAGCCGGGCATGGGGCGGCGGGATGGCGCCGGGCCGGGATTGGGTGATTTGCCCGGGCTGATGGCCGAGCTGGGTGACGCCGGCCTGGTGGTCGATCTTCAGCTGCTCGGCGAGCAGTGGCCGCTGCCGGCGGCGACCGACCAGGAGGCGTACGGCGTGATCGTCGAGGCCCTGGTCGGGGCCTACCGGCACGGCGTGCGTGACGTCCGGCTCGCGGTGCGGCACCGGCCCGGCGCGGTCGACATCGACGTGGCGGGCATGAGCGGGGACGAGTTCCGGGTGCACACGGTGCTGCCTACCGGGTCGGCGGCGCTCGCTGCCTCAGCCGCTGCCGCCACGGTGGTGCGGCCGGCGTGACCATCCGGGTGTTGCTCGCCGACGATCAGGCACTGATCCGGGCCGGCTTCCGCATGATCATTGACGCCGAGCCGGGGTTCGAGGTGGTCGCCGAGGCCGCCGACGGGCGGGAGGCACTGGGCCTGGCCCGCGAGACCCGTGCCGACGTGATCCTCATGGACATCCGGATGCCGCACATGGACGGCCTGGAGGCGACCCGCCGCATCGGCGCCGATGACGACCTGGCCGGCGTACGGGTGCTGGTTCTGACGACGTTCGAGAACGACGACAACGTGGTGCTGGCGCTGCAGGCGGGCGCGAGCGGGTTCCTCGGCAAGAGCGTGGCCCCGCAGGACCTGTTGCACGCCATCCGGGTGGTGGCCGCGGGTGAGGCGCTGCTGTCGCCGAGGGCCACCCGTGCGCTGGTCGGCCGGTTCCTCGACCATCTGGGGCCCGGGACCCCGTCCGCGCCGGCGCTGGACGACCTGACCGAACGGGAACGCGGCGTCCTGATGCTGGTCGCCCACGGACTGTCCAACGCCGACATCGCGGCGCGGCTGTACGTGTCGCCGCTGACGGTGAAGACCCACGTGAACCGGGCCATGACGAAACTGGGCGTCCGCGACCGCGCCCAGCTCGTCGTCATCGCGTACCAGTGCGGCCTGGTCCGCCCCGGCGACGCCCTCCCGGCGGAGTGATCCCCTACCCGCGTACGGGGTCGGCCCGCGGCACCTCCCGGCAGCGCGATCCCCACCCCGTACGGAGTCGGCCCGCGCCGCCCTCCCCGCAGAGCGATCCCCACCCCGTACGGAGTCGGCCCGCGCCGCCCTCCCCGCAGAACGATCCCCACCCCGTACGGAGTCGGCCCGCGCCGCCCTCCCCGCAGAACGATCCCCACCCCGTACGGGGTCGGTCCGCGGCACCTCCCGGCAGAGTCATCCCCGCCCCCGTACTCGGTTGGCCCGCGCCGCCCTCAGCGTGCGAGTGAGAGGTCGGCGACGAGGGGTGGCCGTGGGAGAAACCGTTCGCCGAGGGCCAGGAGCAGCGCGGCGAAGCCGAGCAGGACGCCGATCAACACGGTGCTCTGCACGCCGCGGGCCGGCAGGGCGAGACCGCCGAGGAAGGCGCCGGCTGTGATGCCGACGTTGACGGCGGCCGAGAGTGTGGCCGCGGCGACGTCCGAGCGACCCGGCGCGACCTGCAGGACGAGGCCGCCGAGGGACGCGGTGAAGCCGGCGAACGCGAGACCCGCCAGCCCGATCAGGGCCACCGCCACAACCGGCAGCGCACCGAACACGTACAGGCCGAGCAGGGCCACGAACTGCAGCGCGACCGTCGTGATCAGCGTGGTCCAGGGGCTGCGATCGACCATCGGCCCGACGGCGAGCACACCGAGGACGCTGACGATGCCCCGCGCCAGCAGGACAACCCCGATCGACGAGGCCGCGAACCCGCTGACCTCGGTGACGAACAGCGCGATGTAGGTGTAGGCGGCGATGGCTCCGGCCGTCGTCAGGACAGCCACCCCGACCAGCAGCCAGTATCGCCGCAGGTCAGGTGTTGTCCCCCGCGCGGCGTGCCCCTGCTCCGGACGTGTCGAAGGCAGCAGCGTGGTGACCATGCCGAAGACCACCAGGCCGAGAGCGGCGACCGCCAGGAAGGCCGTCCGCCAGCCCGCCCGCTCCCCCAGCCAGGTGCCCGCGGGCACGCCGAGAACCAACGCGATCGTCCCACCGGCGAACACGACAGCGACAACCCGCCCGCGCAGGGCAGGCCGGAACAACTCCGCCGCCGCCGGCACGACCACCGCCCAGAACAGGGCATGCGTGGCCGCGGTCGCGATCCGGGCCGTCATCACCAGCGTGAACGTGCCCGCGACCAGCGTGATCAGGTTGCTCAGGACGAACCCGGCGAGCAACGCCGACAACAGCAGCCTGCGCGGAACCCGGCGCACCGCAACGGTCAACGGCACCGAGGCAAGCATGACCACGGCCCCGTACGCGGTGACGAGCGACCCGACCCGCGACGGCGGGACAGCGAGGTCGGCGGAGATCGGGAGCAGCAGCCCGACCGGCAGCGCCTCGGCCGTGGTGTAGAGGAACGTGCCACCGGCCAGGCCCATGAGGGCGCCCACCGCACGCCGTGATCCCACCATCGTTACCTCCTAAACGCGTTATGCAGGTAACGCTAGAAGCTGGCCACAACCACGGTCAACCGGTAAAGTGACTTTTGATGGAAACACGGATGCGTCTCGTGGGCGGCAACCTCGCGCTGGACTTCGTCAACACCCGTTCCGGGCCCGACGACGACGTCCTGACCGACTACCCGTCCTTGATCAGCTGGGGCCTCTACGCGGGCGCCCTCACTGAAGCCGAGGCAGCACAGCTGAGCCCCCGCGCCCAGGCGGCCTTCACGCGAGCGCTGCACACCCGCGACTACCTCGACGAGGTGTTCCGTTCCGTCGCCACCGGCGCCGAGCCGGCCCCGTCCGCGCTCACCCGGCTGCGCGACGACGAGGCGGAGGCGCTCGCCCACGCTCAACTCGAGCGCGGGGACACGTTCACCTGGTCATGGCGTGACGACCACTCGCCCGACCGCCCCCTGAGACCCGTCGTGCACGCCGCGATCGAGCTGCTCACCCTGCGCGACCTGGCCCGCGTCAAGGCCTGCGGGGGTTGCCTCTTCCTCTTCTACGACGAGACCAAGAACCGCAGCCGCCGCTGGTGCAGCATGCAGGACTGCGGAACCGACGCCAAGATGCGCCGCTACATCGCCACCCGCCGCATACGGTCGTCGCCGGATCCGAGGCGGGCGGAATGATCCGGTCGGCGCCGGCGATCGCCACGACTCCTCGCATGCGCGGGGTTGCGCCGGGCACCGATGATTGAAAAGGTCACTCGGGTGTTTCAGCGGCACTGCTGAGAGTCAGCGCACCAGGCAAACGGGGATTTCTTGATGGCACGTGATCCATGGGAGGCATTCGCGCACCTCGTCGAGGAGGGCGAGTCGCTCACGAACCGTGCGCGGGCCGCGGACGAGGTGAGCGCCGAGCCGGGTTCGGACAGCACTGCCTCGGTGCGGGTGACGTTGGACGGGCAGGGCCGGGTCGCGGGTGTGACCGTGGCCGCCGGCTGGCGGGGGCGGGTGGGCGCCGACGGTTTGCCCGACGCGGTGCTCGAGGCGGCGCGGGACGCGGCCACCAAGCGGTTCACCGCGTGGGGAGACGCCTACGGCGATGATTCCGGCGACACGACCGGCTCGGCTGGTCCGGATGTCCTGGCCGAGCGCCTCGACTTCCAGCGGCGGCTGCAGGAGGCCGCGTCCGGCGAGATGTCCCCGCAGGACAGGCAGGCGGCGCTGACCGAGCTGCTGGCGCTGGTGCAGGCGATCGAACGCGGGATCGACGAGGTGTCCGAGGGGCTGGACGACACGCTGAACGCGACGCATCGCGGCCAGAGCCCGGATCGTCATGTCACCGTCACCGTCACGGGGGCCGGCGAGGTGACCGCTGTCCGCTACGACCGGTCCTGGCTCCGCGACGCGCACGAGATCAACATCGGGCGGCAGACCACGGCCGCTTTCCGGGCAGCGTACGAACAGGTCGCCGAGCGGGGCGTGCGGAAACTGATCGCCGGCAGCGGGCTCGGTGAGGCGCAGCGGGCCACTCAGGACCCGTACGGCCTGGCCCGAAGACTGCGCCTGACCGACTGAGCTTCGTCTGCTCGTCTTGAGCTTCGTCTGATCGTCTGAGAGGGGGACACGCCGATGACGGTGAAAGCCGCGATCGACGCCTTACGCCACGACTCCGAACTGTGGGACAACGTCGCCCGCGTCACCAACCGGGCCGGGCAGGAAGCCGGCGCGCTGACATTGGGCGAGTCCGAGCTGTCCTGGGCCGCCGTGCCGACGGGTCTGCTCAGCACCTACGCCGAGATCCAGCAGAAGACCGCCATGCTGCTCGGCGAGGCGACCACCGTCTACACCGGCCTGAGCACCGCGCTCGACAAGGTCGCCACCGCGTACGAGGTCAGTGACGAGAACGCCGCAGCACAGCTCAAGGGAGTGTGGGACGTCCGTGAGTAGCGAAGCCGCACTGCTCGCCGAGATCAACGCGGTCGTGGAGCGCATCGACCGCAAGACCACCGAACTGCAGAACGCGATCAACTCGAAGATCGGCTGGCTGCCCGGTTTCCTGCGGGACAAGGTCGTCTCGGGCTGGAACACGTTCTGCGACTACCTCAACCGCGTCTGGAGCAACTTCCGCGAGGTCGCCACGAACATGGGCTCCCCGTCGGCGTTGTGGGAAACCGCCGACGGGTGGAGCGACCGGGTCGGCAGCCCGGTCTCCGCCGAGGTCCAGACCGCCGACGCCGGCCTGCTGAACGTGGACGACAAGTGGGACGGCGACGCCGCCGACGCGTACCGGCAAACACTGCCCCTGCAGAAAACAGCCCTCGACAAGGTCAAAGCCACGCTCAGTGATGGCGTCTCGGCCGCCCTCAGCGACGTCGCCAAGGGCATCATCGTGTTCTGGACCGGACTGGTCGTCGCCCTGCTCACCCTGGTCGGCGGCATCATCGGCGCCCTCGCCTCCGCCGCCACCATCGCCGGCCTGCCCGCCGGGCCGTTCATCGCCGCCGGCGCGGCTCTGGTCGCCTCCGCCTCCATAATCGCCGGAGCCGAGGTCCTCAAATCCGTCTGCGCGGCCGCCAACTCCACCCTGCGGCAGAAACTCGCCGACAACTCCGGATTCCACCGAGGCCACTGGCCCCCGGCGGCCACCGATGTCCAGTAACCCCGCCCGCCGCGGCAACTCGGCACTGTCAGCGCTGACCGGACTCATGGCCCTCGCCGACGCCGGCCTGGCCCTGCTCGGCCTGCTGATCTGGAACGCCTACCGGCGCGACAACCTCACCGGCTCCGAAGCCGCAACGTTCACCCTGCTCGGCGTGTCCGCCGCCGTCGGCGCCCTGATCCTGCTCACCGCGGCGATCGGTCTCGCCCGCCACAGCCAGGGCGCCACCCGTCTGGCAACCGCCCTGGCCGGCCTCCGCACCGCGGCGGTCGTCGTGGCCCTCGCCGTCATCGCGATCCAGATCGGCGGTTCAGCGCTCGCCGGCCTGCTGGAAACCACCGGTGCCCTCGTCGCGCTCTTCGACGCCCTGATCGCACTGTGGGTGACAGCCGTCGCAGCCCGCCGCACCCGCCACCGATAATCGCCTCACCCCCGCCGCAGCAGGTGCGGGGTGAACGCCGGCGGCGGTGTCGCGACCCGGGACTGGTCGGTCCTAGCCGGCCGGCGGGTCGGGGAGGTGGGCGAGGGCTGACTTCTGGAACTCCTCCACCAGCTTGTTGTCCTCGCCCGGGCGCGTCAGCGTCACGGCCTGACACGGTGGGATGCCGTCGATCGGAATCGTTGTCAGGTCGGGGCGGATGAGGATGTGCTGGTCGCCGCGGGGGTGGATGGTTACGGCCTCGCCGCTCGCGACCAGCTCGAACTTGTCCTGGACGGTGTGCACAGCTGGGCCGGCGAGGAGCCGGCCGCCGCCGGGGCGTTCGGGCCACCAGAAAGCCAGCCATTCCGCGGAGGCGCCGGGAATGGCGAAGTTCACCATGGGTTCCTCGGCGAAGTCGTCCAGGGTGACCGACGCCCGCCCGGCCAGCCGGTGGGTGACCGGCACGACGAGCACCCGCGGATCGTCGTAGAGCACCGTGATGTCGCAGCCCTCGATCGGGAAGGCGAACGGCTGCCACGCCACCACCACGTCCACCCGGTGTTCCGCCAGGGAACGGGCGTCGTCCGGGGTCAGATACCGGGTGTGGATCTCGGCGTCGGGGAATCGCTCGCGCAGGTCGCGGACCGCGGGAGTGATGATGAAACCGGGCGCGTACCCGACGGTGACGGTTCCTGAGGCCGCGGCGGCGCGGACGGTTGTCACGGCTTGGCGGGCCGCCCCCAGCAATTCGTTCGCCTGGGCGACGAAAGCACGTCCGGCGGCGGTGAGCCGGCTGCCGTGGGCGTTGCGGTCGAACAGCCGGACACCGAGCTGCTCCTCGAGGCGTTGGATCTGACGGCTCAGCGACGGCTGCGCGATGTGCAACTCGGCGGCCGCCCGGCCGATGTGCTGATGCTCGGCGACGACGGTGAAGTACCGCACCAGCCGCAGATCCAGATCCGGCATGGGCAGATTTTACCGAGCCGCACAACATGCTTTTCGGGCATGAAGCGGATACGGAACGGGTCTTGGACGTGCGCTCGAGGCCGCTCATAGCCTGGCGATCACGGGGCGGCCCCACCGGCCCGCCGAGCGAGCGTGAACCGGATCGGCGAGCAGCAGTGGAAACAGTCGCAAACCCGATCCTGGAAACGATGGGAGTCCGACCATGTCCGGCCAGATGCAAGCAGCGGTGGTCACCAAGCCCGACGCCGTTTGGGAAATGCAGACGCGCCCCATTCCGGAGGCCGCCCCGGGGCAGATTCTCGTCCGGGTCCACGCCTGCGGAATTTGCGGCACCGACCTCTGGATGGCGCAGAACAAATTGTCGTACCGGCAATTCCCCCTCGTTCTCGGTCATGAGGGGGTCGGCGAGGTGGTCGCGGTCGGAGCCGGCGTCACCACACGCGCGGTGGGCGACCGGGTCGGCATGCCGATGGTGCAGAAGGGCTGCGGCCGCTGCGAATTCTGCCGCGAGGAGCACCCGAAAAGCTTCGTGACGGCCGCCAACTGCGCCGCCCCGATCCTGACCGGCGTCACCGTGGACGGTGCGCACGCCGACTACATCGCCGTGGACGCCGCCGGCACTGTCCGGTTGCCCGACGGCATCTCGTACGAGGACGCAGCCCCGACCTTGTGCGCCGGGTTCACGGTGTGGGCGGCGCTGCGACGCGCGGATCTGAAGCCCAACGCCCGGGTGACCGTCGTCGGCATCGGCGGGCTGGGCCACCTGGCGATCCAGTACGCCAAGGCCGCCGGATACCACGTCACCGCGATCACCCACTCGCCGGACAAGCAGCAGATCGCCCGCGAACTCGGCGCCGACCTGGTCGTCCCGGACGGCACGGCGCTGCGCGACGCCGGCGGCGCCGACCTGATCAT from Paractinoplanes brasiliensis encodes the following:
- a CDS encoding MMPL family transporter encodes the protein MATYLYRLGRFSFHRRKLVLAIWLAMLGLLGVGALTLSGPTSDDFTIPGTEAQQAQDLLGERFGQSPGAGAEARVVFAAPPGEKLTDPANKDIVSRTVAALRAGPQVAEVSDPLSNTINEAGTIAYAQVSFRVPAAEVAESDREALLQATEAGRDAGLTVEAGGDALQSEPEQGLSEVIGFGVAAVVLTITFGSLVAAGLPLLTALLGVGASIAGIQLASGFFDLSSSTSTLALMLAIAVSIDYALFIVSRYRHELALGRPGAEAAGRAVGTAGSAVTFAGLTVVVALTALAVVNIPVLTEMGLAAAGAVAVAVLIALTLLPALIGFAGRRVTGRGGRARDIEADGDKPTLSLRWAQGITRRPVLTVVAAVAALGVLALPALDLRLGLPGDNMAAPDTTQRKAYDLVTEGFGAGYNGPLLVVVDGAGSSDPKAAATAASDTIKALPGVVSVSPPTFNEAGDTAMIQVVPAAAPDSTETTDLVHAIRDTDAGLRSSTGADLSVTGTTAVTIDIAAKMGGALLPYLAVIVVLALLLLTVLFRSILVPLKAIAGFLLSVVATFGAVVAVFQWGWLAELFGVDQTGPIVSLLPVILIGIVFGLAMDYEVFLVSRMREEYVHGAPPTRAVTVGYAHGARVVTAAAIIMISVFAGFILAPDPLIKSIGFALAAAILLDAFIVRMTIVPAVMALLGRRAWALPKWLDRMLPNVDVEGERLRDTVPDEPPVLPEPVGAGR
- a CDS encoding ATP-binding protein, encoding MDTTEGHVLGRWRVFAERPMLVDFLLALVLAAAVFKAALPESTHRPNGWDVLIAVVAFVAVLGRRSRPMLALAIATSATATGVVQDVRNPGLILALIVITYSIAAHTDRRRGWMCAAAASSVVYLTVVLLNRDAWLRADVLGLFAWIFLAAAVGDAARTHRAYVREVEERARRAEQSREEEARRRVTEERMRIARELHDVVAHHIAVINVQAGAATHILERRPEQVAPALAHIREASNSVLTEIQSVVGVLRNADEPADTEPVPGLARLPELLGGLAAAGFTVEFRRFGDDAELPVVADLAAYRIVQEALTNAYKHGDGAARLTVRRTPETVEIEVVNTLPAGTPPTGSGYGLLGMRERANAAGGALSAGPVGDEFRVDAVLPACAPAPADIVPPPPGRSRAVSALHDAVTAHVSSIHEQAHASLRLAGRPEQVAPSLAVVRETSDSVLTDIRSVVRLFRCTGEPGAETPDPAGASPDAVRADDAPSPGSARADHALPKNTPPDSARADLPRSTPPDSLRVGDARSEGERPGGEWTTVARSNDAPPDGAHAGSRPGGREPGMGRRDGAGPGLGDLPGLMAELGDAGLVVDLQLLGEQWPLPAATDQEAYGVIVEALVGAYRHGVRDVRLAVRHRPGAVDIDVAGMSGDEFRVHTVLPTGSAALAASAAAATVVRPA
- a CDS encoding response regulator; this encodes MTIRVLLADDQALIRAGFRMIIDAEPGFEVVAEAADGREALGLARETRADVILMDIRMPHMDGLEATRRIGADDDLAGVRVLVLTTFENDDNVVLALQAGASGFLGKSVAPQDLLHAIRVVAAGEALLSPRATRALVGRFLDHLGPGTPSAPALDDLTERERGVLMLVAHGLSNADIAARLYVSPLTVKTHVNRAMTKLGVRDRAQLVVIAYQCGLVRPGDALPAE
- a CDS encoding MFS transporter; this encodes MVGSRRAVGALMGLAGGTFLYTTAEALPVGLLLPISADLAVPPSRVGSLVTAYGAVVMLASVPLTVAVRRVPRRLLLSALLAGFVLSNLITLVAGTFTLVMTARIATAATHALFWAVVVPAAAELFRPALRGRVVAVVFAGGTIALVLGVPAGTWLGERAGWRTAFLAVAALGLVVFGMVTTLLPSTRPEQGHAARGTTPDLRRYWLLVGVAVLTTAGAIAAYTYIALFVTEVSGFAASSIGVVLLARGIVSVLGVLAVGPMVDRSPWTTLITTVALQFVALLGLYVFGALPVVAVALIGLAGLAFAGFTASLGGLVLQVAPGRSDVAAATLSAAVNVGITAGAFLGGLALPARGVQSTVLIGVLLGFAALLLALGERFLPRPPLVADLSLAR
- a CDS encoding CGNR zinc finger domain-containing protein — protein: METRMRLVGGNLALDFVNTRSGPDDDVLTDYPSLISWGLYAGALTEAEAAQLSPRAQAAFTRALHTRDYLDEVFRSVATGAEPAPSALTRLRDDEAEALAHAQLERGDTFTWSWRDDHSPDRPLRPVVHAAIELLTLRDLARVKACGGCLFLFYDETKNRSRRWCSMQDCGTDAKMRRYIATRRIRSSPDPRRAE
- a CDS encoding YbaB/EbfC family nucleoid-associated protein, giving the protein MARDPWEAFAHLVEEGESLTNRARAADEVSAEPGSDSTASVRVTLDGQGRVAGVTVAAGWRGRVGADGLPDAVLEAARDAATKRFTAWGDAYGDDSGDTTGSAGPDVLAERLDFQRRLQEAASGEMSPQDRQAALTELLALVQAIERGIDEVSEGLDDTLNATHRGQSPDRHVTVTVTGAGEVTAVRYDRSWLRDAHEINIGRQTTAAFRAAYEQVAERGVRKLIAGSGLGEAQRATQDPYGLARRLRLTD
- a CDS encoding LysR family transcriptional regulator; this translates as MPDLDLRLVRYFTVVAEHQHIGRAAAELHIAQPSLSRQIQRLEEQLGVRLFDRNAHGSRLTAAGRAFVAQANELLGAARQAVTTVRAAAASGTVTVGYAPGFIITPAVRDLRERFPDAEIHTRYLTPDDARSLAEHRVDVVVAWQPFAFPIEGCDITVLYDDPRVLVVPVTHRLAGRASVTLDDFAEEPMVNFAIPGASAEWLAFWWPERPGGGRLLAGPAVHTVQDKFELVASGEAVTIHPRGDQHILIRPDLTTIPIDGIPPCQAVTLTRPGEDNKLVEEFQKSALAHLPDPPAG
- a CDS encoding alcohol dehydrogenase catalytic domain-containing protein, producing the protein MSGQMQAAVVTKPDAVWEMQTRPIPEAAPGQILVRVHACGICGTDLWMAQNKLSYRQFPLVLGHEGVGEVVAVGAGVTTRAVGDRVGMPMVQKGCGRCEFCREEHPKSFVTAANCAAPILTGVTVDGAHADYIAVDAAGTVRLPDGISYEDAAPTLCAGFTVWAALRRADLKPNARVTVVGIGGLGHLAIQYAKAAGYHVTAITHSPDKQQIARELGADLVVPDGTALRDAGGADLIMHTASHHGVVNDAMAGLKPWGKVVMMGIAFDDMFVPALSLVSNSHQIIGSAHNGYEYLEEALGYVARGEVKPRIEVFTKDNVAEAYDRVVSGDVRFKAVVTY